The DNA segment TTTCTCCTCTAAGGCAGTTTTTTAAGAAGTACAAATAAAAGTGCAGGTCAGGGGTACAAGCAAACCACCAGACTTGCATGGTGCACTATACCACTGCTATCAGCAGGTCTGTCAGCAAATGCAGTCTTGCTAGGAGATGGGTAATgaatgctgcaaaaaaaaatcattttacatGTTCTTTATTTAAGTGAAACGAGCAAGTGAAAGTAGAGATTTCACATTCCTTTCTGCTAAGCAAGTTTATGCCTCTTACGATGGTTAATACAGAGAATTACATTGCATACTGCAGTTTTACACCCTGGAGAACCTAGCACCGATGCCGAACAAGCTGGCATGGCAGGCAGGGGGTTACAGCATTCACAGCAGCTACCGGAGGAAACAGCCACATCGAACAGTTCCTAAGGatcttgcattttaaattttacagcTGCATCattgcagaataaaataattacacCATCATAGACCCGTCACAGACAACAGATacaagagagtaaaaaaaatttctgacaTCCTCAGTTGACTGAAAGCTAATCACAGTGGTGTGCTGTGGGTGTTACTTGTTACTTTTGTCTGCAGAGATACACACTTAAATCACCTCCCAGAGTTTCTGATTGTCTTTTACTCCTGATAAGACTTCACAAGAAGCCACATGAGCAATACAGTAATCAGAACAATCATGAAGTTGAGGAAAAGTTCTTGTGTGGATCGCTCCATTTTTCAGCAGTAATCAGGGAAGAGCAGAGGTCAACAGGTAGAGCAAGGGGAAAACTTCACTGACTTGCCAAGAGTGTCCTTGAGCTCAGCCTTCGGGTCACAGgctcttttaaggaaaaagaaaaatacgtGAAGAACGGGCGCATGAAGGTGGCAGGTTCAGCAGAGCTATTTATATTCGTGTAAATACATGTTGTTTCAGTGGCTAGAAGTTAGTAAGCACTGAggatactgaaaaataaaagttacttCTGACAGCTTATCACCTTCTTTGATTTCCAGCATTCGACAAGGAGAGCTCTCAGCGTCACCCCAAAATACACCGTGCAGGGATGAGCAGTCCTTGGAAATTAGCACTGTTTGTACaagcattttcaaataaataatgcCCAAGCCCTTTTGTTACTTTCAGCAGGTACATATTGTATATGTACCACTGGTCAGACTTCAGTAAATTCTTGTATTTGTTTGCa comes from the Cuculus canorus isolate bCucCan1 chromosome 1, bCucCan1.pri, whole genome shotgun sequence genome and includes:
- the SLN gene encoding sarcolipin, whose protein sequence is MERSTQELFLNFMIVLITVLLMWLLVKSYQE